The Mauremys reevesii isolate NIE-2019 linkage group 1, ASM1616193v1, whole genome shotgun sequence genome has a segment encoding these proteins:
- the LOC120371974 gene encoding kinetochore protein NDC80 homolog — MKRGSSSSGSNSRASLLPIRVQDTSRAGLYTPQAIERLKLSISKYTGGSEGKTSFSVKRTSGSGASRNTPWGFFTGTEKLKDPRPLHDKTYIQQCIRQLCEFLVENGYAQNVSVKSLQTPCTKDFFRIFAFIYAFLCPSYELPDSKIEEEIPKVFKELGYPFPLPKSSMYTVGVPHVWPHVAAALVWLIDCIKIYSVMRENSDVLVDAQCWSGEGEDEIVVNKLLMEYTEKSYDHFMNGGDAFEEMDAELQAKLNKIFKVDHSKVKTLEAENKRLNEEIARLERERESEPDRLETLRKLKASLQADVEKYQAYMTNLESHSAVLDQKLHSLTEACEESELEVELMKQENARLQHTVDNQLYTAVDIERINHEKDELQQTINKLTKELETERQQLWAEELKYARGKESIEAQLHDYHKLARKLKLIPAGLENSRGHDFEIKFNPEDGPHFLAKYRKQINVPLVHIIHETEEAIRKASNKKIILEDSLEKLNVRMAEKKSNIKLLKEEAQKLDDHHQQKLKVAEEEEEKSAAELQALEIHKNLIEAGVHEGLKEAMNELHEIQKKHQIAVRTTNEEKMQLLDKLYHVLEMVAFHVGSVEKYLAEHNAKADTVFEEFMSEDLLDNLKQILAKYKSKANAL; from the exons ATGAAACGGGGCTCATCTTCCAGTGGTAGCAATAGCCGggcctccctgctgcccattagAGTTCAGGACACAAGTAGAGCTGGTCTATATACACCTCAAGCAAT AGAACGATTGAAGCTGAGCATATCTAAGTACACTGGTGGCTCTGAAGGAAAAACCAGCTTCTCTGTGAAAAG GACAAGTGGTTCTGGAGCGTCACGAAATACTCCATGGGGATTTTTTACTGGCACAGAAAAGTTAAAGGATCCCAGGCCACTTCATGATAAGACTTACATCCAGCAGTGCATCCGACAGCTCTGTGAG TTTCTTGTGGAGAACGGCTATGCCCAGAATGTCTCTGTGAAATCTCTCCAAACTCCATGTACTAAGGACTTTTTCAGGATTTTTGCTTTTATATATGCTTTTTTGTGCCCTTCTTATGAACTTCCTGATTCTAAAATTGAAGAGGAGATCCCCAAAGTCTTTAAAGAACTTGG GTATCCCTTCCCATTGCCCAAAAGCTCCATGTACACCGTGGGTGTGCCACATGTCTGGCCTCATGTTGCTGCTGCACTAGTGTGGTTAATAGACTGCATCAAG ATCTACAGTGTCATGAGAGAGAACTCAGATGTGCTTGTCGATGCTCAGTGCTGGTCAGGAGAGGGTGAAGATGAAATTGTAGTTAATAAG ctaCTTATGGAATACACTGAGAAGAGTTATGATCATTTCATGAATGGAGGAGATGCTTTTGAAGAGATGGATGCGGAACTGCAGGCAAAACTAA ACAAAATATTTAAAGTAGACCATTCCAAAGTGAAGACCTTAGAAGCAGAGAACAAAAGGTTGAATGAAGAGATTGcaaggctagagagagagagggaaagcgAGCCG GATCGTCTAGAAACGCTGAGGAAGCTGAAAGCTTCGCTTCAAGCTGATGTTGAAAAATATCAGGCTTACATGACTAATCTGGAATCTCATTCAGCTGTCCTGGATCAGAAATTACATAGCCTCACTGAGGCGTGTGAGGAATCAG AATTGGAAGTTGAATTGATGAAGCAGGAAAATGCCCGGCTGCAGCACACTGTTGATAATCAGCTGTACACAGCTGTAGACATCGAGAGAATAAACCACGAGAAAGATGAGCTTCAACAAACTATCAACAAGCTTACCAAGGAGCTAGAGACAGAGCGGCAGCAGCTGTGGGCTGAGGAGCTAAAATATGCAAGAGGCAAAGAGTCA ATTGAAGCACAGCTGCATGATTATCACAAACTGGCTCGGAAGCTGAAGCTAATTCCAGCAGGTTTGGAAAATTCCAGAGGCCATGATTTTGAGATTAAGTTTAACCCGGAGGATGGACCCCATTTTCTCGCCAAATACAGAAAGCAGATCAAC gTTCCGCTCGTGCATATAATACATGAGACTGAAGAGGCAATAAGGAAAGCTAGTAACAAGAAAATCATTTTAGAGGATTCCTTAGAAAAG ttgaATGTGAGGATGGCAGAGAAGAAAAGCAACATAAAACTGCTGAAAGAAGAAGCCCAAAAGCTGGATGACCATCACCAGCAGAAGCTCAAG GtggctgaagaagaggaggaaaaaagtgCAGCTGAACTGCAAGCTCTAGAGATACATAAAAACCTAATTGAGGCTGGAGTCCATGAGGGCCTCAAGGAAGCTATGAATGAGCTACATGAAATTCAGAAGAA GCACCAGATTGCTGTGAGGACAACAAATGAAGAGAAAATGCAACTGCTTGATAAGTTGTACCATGTCCTGGAGATGGTGGCTTTTCATGTAGGATCTGTAGAG AAATACCTGGCTGAGCATAATGCAAAAGCTGATACAGTGTTTGAAGAATTTATGTCTGAAGATCTCTTGGACAACCTGAAACAAATCCTCGCCAAATATAAAAGTAAAGCTAATGCTCTATAA